aacagaagaTGTTTGGACTTGCTGGCTACCATGGCAACAGGGATTAGGCAGAGGCTGTTGTTGTGTTGATGGTGTCAACAGAAAAATAGAGGGGGCCAACTGGCTCTGTTTGTGGGATAGACCTGTTTTCATTGCTTTGTCGGCCACCTCTGGAGCATTGAATTTCATAAGAAAGGACAAAGTAGGAGGCAGGCGTCTGTTATTGTTAGCCCAAAGCCTGTGAAATTCACTGTCAGTTTGTTTACCCGATTCAAAACAGACCCTGCCTGggagagaaatgtttgtttgtgattCAGACcttaattaaaatatgaatctCAAGTTCTGTTTTCATAAACAGGCTCTGtatgctttttttattcattatttatatgtCTCTGCGATTTTGATtactctgtttgtgtttactgtaaACAGCCCTCTAGCTGTGAGGCTTGACAGTGAGGGGGGTGGTGTGGTAATTGCTGTGTGCCTCACAgaggatgttgttgttgtttttgtggcactggttgttgttgttgttgttttgatggAGTTCTAATCCCCGTAGGACAtccaatgttgttgtttttctatggTTCATTTTTAGCACATGTGGGAATATAGTCAGGTTCAGCCTGCTGGATTGATCTGTGGACggtgaataataaataataagcaGAAGTTCTGTGAGTaactttaaattatttataaagCTGCAATATTTAAGTCGAGCAACAGAAAATGAAGTGGTATTTAATATGATACTTGAATTATAGCTTTAGTAATTTTTTTACAGAACAATGTCTGACATTTGCTGGGtcaaaaaacaatttcattcTTAAATGTTTCATCATTTGGTATTAAACCCTATTACTTTTGGGCTGAGGACTGTTGCTCAGAcagaacaagacatttaaagatgtattttggGCTTTGGGAAGTCTTGTGGTTTTTTTCAAGCTTTTCGGACATCATAAATATACAATTAATAATCATTTGGAAATGATCATCGTAACTGGTAATTGAAAAAGCAGGGGCAGTTTGATATTACTTGTTTATGTATATTTGGTCCCTAACAAGCTGTTGTCTGTAGTGGAGTCTACCGGACACCCACTAAATTAACACAAAGGGaattacaggaaaaaaaagaataacctGTCTTTTAAACAACtaatgcatttgtttattatttgctACTACTTTTATGTTCATAAAGGGTGTTGCGACAATTGCAATTGAAGTAAATGACCTTATTATTTTACCTACTACCATGGTAACCAAGGCAGGCATAAATGTGGTGTAAAAGTAAAGGTTTATAAAGATCAGTGCTGTTGTGTGGGAGAGCACATGAATTCTTTCTGCGTATTCACATTTTAGAACGTAACCTGTGTTCAGCTCAGCGGTGGAAGTGTATTTTGacctgtttgtttcagtttaactTGAACTTTggatttaattattttggatACAAGAGTGTACCACTACATGTTTTCCTCTCTATCCTGCCACCCTGCTGTCACAGGAAACAGTGCCTTTACAAGGTCTTCGTCTTGCTCATGTGCTCTTATTCAAATCTATTTTAGAACTCAATAAACATGCGTAACCAAAAACCCGGCTACTCCTTGATAAAAGTGATAGTTTGTTGATTTTCTGCACTTGAGTACTGCCCAGCTTGTATGCGCATTCAAACACCCAGAACATCCCGCTGAAGTTCTTTATGTTTCCCTTCTacacatatatttttcataGGCTTTTATTCTTTTCTGCATTATGGATGTTAACCTACCATCCTTTCATGTTTTATCTCTGGATGATGCAGGTTCCAGTGTCAGTATCCATGATGACCCCACCAGCAGAGGCTCCACAGCAGCAAGTCCTCAGTCCCCAGCAGCTCCAGGCGCTACTCCAGCAGCAGAAAGCACTCATGTTACACCAGGTAATGCATGGTTTAGATCAGTCTATGTCTGCCTACGTCAAAcccaatgctttttatttatcctTACTAATATTTCCTCAACGTTTCTGCAGCAACAAATTCAAGAGGTCTTCAAGAACCAGCAAGAGCAGCTAAATATCCAGCTGCTGCAACAGAAGAATGCTGGGATTGTTAGTCAAGAGGTAATTTTCATTCTGTATCACAATGCTATTCATCAGTTCATGATAGAAATACTTACTTAAAATTTTGTTTCTGACCTATAGCCAACccttgtttacatttaaacattctTATTGTCTGTTAACAGATAATCAGTTCATTATTAACATTGCTAGTTAATGAATGTTTAATCATTTCAGCAATAGTGATCACCCAACAAAGATAATTAGTTCCCGAGTTGACTACTATGGTGTAGTTCAGCAGTACAAAAGGTTAAACGATACATACAATTAAATTATAGTAATTATAATTACCTCTAACTTATTACGTACACACTGAAATATCTCATATCAAACTATCCAGTTCTGTGTGAGGGTGAAACTGTAACAGTAATAGACCTTAATCACTGGGAGGTGCTTTAAGTTTTGCAAGGCacttatttgtaattatttccaATTGGTTTAAAGGCAGTTAGTTAATCCATTTAAGGTGCATCACATGTTCAGGAACTACATGTTGCTCTGTCCCACGACTCACACCTGCAGTCAGTGAATGTCAGAGGGCCCTGTGCATGCCTTAGCTTGACATAATCAGTTAACggaaatgtaaaacacactgTAGACACTCGGCGGTCAGTGGTTGTGGAGtcaagagaaaaaaatgtgctGTTAGTGAAAATGTGCTCCGTGTTTCTTTTCATCCaaatagataaaaaacaaaagtggcTATTTCTTCCATTAGATCTTTTATACACGACTGAAATGGAGTAAACACTAGTAGCGCTTGTTTCTGCTCACAATAATTGACCAGCAGAGAATATGACGATAAACATAAGCAGCATCAGACCGCTAACATGGATGCTTACTTTTTCCATAAAGCTAATGATTTGctgatttcattacttttcCAAGTGATTGACAGCACCTGACCTTATGTTTCCCGGTTGAGTCAGTGCTTTGTGTGACACATTTACAGACTTGTAAAACAGTCCAGTGTGATGCTAGAGGTCTTACACATTCTCTGTCATATAGTCTTAGAAATTGTTATCTTGCATCGTCTCTGAATCAAGCTGTAGACAAATCAATCTGTATTCAGCATGACGAATAGGGACAGTGTTTACTAACGGATGTTGTGTCGTGTCTCTGCCTCAGCTGACAGCGCAGCAGATTGccatccagcagcagctccttcaGATGCAGCAGCAACATCTCCTCAACCTGCAGAGACAGGGCCTGCTGTCCGTCCTTCCCAGCAGCCCCATCGCACTCACAGGTATGCTGCTTTCAGTCATTGCTGCctagcttttaaaaaacactttaaggtAACACCACTCAGCCAAGGGGTCTGTTTAAATGTTGAAACATTGATCCTTTTAAGTGTTAAACTGACAGAAACCCCTCTCAGTCTAGCAGCACCACTAACTGCATCTTCCAGTATGATCATAAAGTTAATTAAACGCCTCTCTAAAACAGTTGCAACAACTAATCAGCAAGACCTTCAAGTAGATGGGCTCTATTGCAGGACtgtaatatattgtaatattgcTAACTGTACATAATGAACTCCTCCTTAAGCTAATTTAGTTGTCATTACAAAGTGACTCACACAAAGGTAGTTGGACCCGGGTGTATTATAACACAACAATctatttataaattaaatttcAGGCTGTGATGGTAGCACTCTGTCTACCGGTGGAGACACCAGAGAGTCTTCCAGTCAGCAATCATCCACCAACGGTCTTCACAGTTTGCTAAGGAGGAAAGAAAGGTACGGTCCCGTCACAGCTTCAGTTTCTATGAACCTTGTTTTTATTGCCTGCTGTACTAACGTGTCTGTAAGAAGTATCACTTATATTTGAACGTTGTACTCGTTGCAGTGGGTCACTGGATGAGATCACACAGAATAGCCATGCCCTGTATGGAAATGGCATGTGTAAATGGCCCGGCTGTGAGACTGTGTTTGGAGACTTTCAGGCTTTTCTCAAGTGAGTGAAACTGTGCATTCCTCTGAAGCTGGTGTAATGTTTACTCATGTCTGTCATGCTGTAGTCACTATTATGTATTTATACCCCAGTTTGTTACATTAAGCTCTGggattattttaatattttcaagttgaaatcaacatatttttcaGGTGTTTCATTCTTGCCATTTCCCTCTTAAACACATGGTTTTCCTAGAGCACAAAATGATTAAgtatgtgtttgtctgcaggcaTTTGAACGGTGAACATATACTGGATGACAAGAGCACAGCACAGTGTCGTGTGCAGATGCAGGTGGTTCAGCAGCTGGAACTACAGGTGTGAAATATGTTGTGATATCATAtgtgttaatgttgtttttgaattgtatgTGCTGTATTTTgtggactgcagatggaaattaaCTGCTATAATCTGGTAAAAAAGCATCCTATCTCTTTaactttatgtatttttgtacatGGTCCCTGACAACTAAACCAACAAACTAAACTAGgaatactttattttctttttatatatttatatgtatagttttgtttttgtatttttcatttttaaattaaataattaaagggACAGTATATTAAGTGAAATGTACAGTCCTTTTGTCAAAGTTTTGACAAAGAAAGggaagagggttttttttataaactcttGATGCAGGAAGTGTAAGAGTGGTGGTTTTCACACCAGGCTTGGAAACAGAAGTGAGTCTCTTTAGATAATAACACTTTTCAGGGTGCCAGAAAAGAAGTATTCCCAcaccaaaatgtaatttcctcATTTAACCCAAGCTGTGAATTCACCACCTCTCTCACTTCTATTTCTGCCTCCTGCTCTAACGCAGTTGAAGAAGGACAAAGAGCGGCTGCAGGCTATGATGGCTCATCTCAAGTCCTCTGAACCCAAACCCACAGCGCAGCCTGTAAGTACCTGCTGTAACGGTTtccttcaattaaaataaatattgcttcGTCTACGGTAACGCTGACGTCCCCCTAACACAAcgcctttgttttcttccaggtTAATCTGGTGCCTAATGTTTCCTTCTCCCAGGCAACGTTGCCCAAAGGCCCTCCTCCGATGAGTTTGTCTCAGAGTGCCACGGCTCCATCCACCCCCCTGACGCCACTCTCTGAATCCCCCTCAGTCCTCACTCCCAACAGCATGTTCACTGGAACCCCCGTA
The Eleginops maclovinus isolate JMC-PN-2008 ecotype Puerto Natales chromosome 1, JC_Emac_rtc_rv5, whole genome shotgun sequence genome window above contains:
- the LOC134870123 gene encoding LOW QUALITY PROTEIN: forkhead box protein P1-B-like (The sequence of the model RefSeq protein was modified relative to this genomic sequence to represent the inferred CDS: inserted 1 base in 1 codon); this encodes MHESGSEPTSHIIPASQTENGNNSDNESRVRGSQTPPAEAPRVPVSVSMMTPPAEAPQQQVLSPQQLQALLQQQKALMLHQQQIQEVFKNQQEQLNIQLLQQKNAGIVSQELTAQQIAIQQQLLQMQQQHLLNLQRQGLLSVLPSSPIALTGCDGSTLSTGGDTRESSSQQSSTNGLHSLLRRKESGSLDEITQNSHALYGNGMCKWPGCETVFGDFQAFLKHLNGEHILDDKSTAQCRVQMQVVQQLELQLKKDKERLQAMMAHLKSSEPKPTAQPVNLVPNVSFSQATLPKGPPPMSLSQSATAPSTPLTPLSESPSVLTPNSMFTGTPVRRRYSRSVSQDIVDNKEFYLSTEVRPPFTYASLIRQAIFESPRNQLTLNEIYNWFTRNFAYFRRNAATWKNAVRHNLSLHKCFVRLENVXGAVWTVDEIEFHRRRPQKAAGNGSLQKNSHNNQSVSGCSSQSGGLDCSNSLYNQASLGSIPFHSLPHLLQEQMNGALANGSGYQSDSSATQSPPQAFIKEEQEDEEICEGYPYESPESTDEHGHSPEMNHDEDNGSPELPNLLFDRVPSL